The Chroicocephalus ridibundus chromosome 8, bChrRid1.1, whole genome shotgun sequence genome includes the window CCCGCCTCGCCTGTCCCCGGCGctgcgggcggccccggccccgcggggcgcTCACCTGGCGGCTCCGGGGAAGCCCATGCCGTAGAGGGTCACCACCACGGCCCCGCCGAGGCCCAGGTTGTGCTGCAGCGCGACCTTTGCCCCGGGGACCTGCCTCCGCCCGGCCAGACCGCGCAGCTGCCAGCAGAGTTCGGCGCACTGCGCCAGGCCTGAAAAATCGAGCACAGAGCTCAGCTGGGGAAAGCAAAGAAGGCGCGTCCGACAGGCGCATTCCATAAACCTCCTTCCCCGGGAAGATGTTAAGTGAATCCATGCAACAGGATTTGAGAAAGTTAATTATTGACAGCTGCGATATCCCGAAGTGTATTTTCTTGGGAGGCCCAAaacgaatcatagaatcatttaggttggaaaagacctttaaagatcatcaagtccaaccgttcacactgccgagtccaccactaaaccgtgtccctcagcaccacgtctacacggcttttacatacctccagggatggcgactaaaccacttccctgggcaggctgttccaacgcttgacaaccctttcagtgaagaaatttttcctaatatccaatctaaacctcccctggcccaacttgaggccgtttcgtCTTGGCCTATCAGTTactacctgggagaagagaccgacccccacctctctacacccccCTCTCAGGCAGTTGTacagagcgagaaggtctcccctcagcccccttctctccaggctgaacacccccagctccctcagctgctcctcacaagacttgtgctccagacccctcaccagctccgttgcccttctctggacccgctccagcacctcaatgtctttcttgcagtgaggggcccaaaactggacacaatattcaaggtgcggcctcaccagtgccgaggggggatgatcactgccccagtcctgctggccacactgttcctgacacaggccaggctgctgatggccttcttggccacctgggcacactgctggctcatattcagccggctgtcgaccaacaccccagGTCCTTCGCCTCCAGGAAAAGTGAATTCCTTTTCATTACAGCCCTGGTTTTCAGATCACACTTACCCTTGGTCTCCCCCTGTTTCTGCAATTGTGACCCActcccaccacacacacacacacagttcttcctccctccaccacccACAGACCTCcaccccttcctctcccttccccttgaCAACCATGCAGGACTTCAAGCAAGTCAGAGGAGGAATCTGCATTTTATGTACCGAATTTTATGGACCGAATTTTATGCATTGCCAATTGAAACATCACAAAGAGGATGATTAAGAAGTTTTATAATCCCAGACACAGATGAGAATTAACAGATTTCATTCACACTCTCCCAGCCCAAGGAGAGAACACATACCGTGGCACAACCTGCCCTGGAACGGTTTGGAAATTTAAGACGACTTACATGACCTCCGATGAGCACACAGCTAGCCTCAAGACTGTTTTATAGTGAAATTAAGATGACAGTCTGTTGTCATTTTCTGCAATTTAATGATTCTTCCCCCCATCCCATGGCAATAGAGAGAGGCACGAATACCAGTAATTGCCTCTACATTTATCACTCTCTAACTGACAAAAATTTAACACAAGCCTAGCAATATAATACTCATCCTGTTACAGAAACCCACAGTCTCATTTACCTGCAATGTGTTTCCTCCAAAGTTTCCTAATACTTCCCCCCCTACACTAAATGCAGATTATCCAGCTGGTACAGCTGTTTAGATTAAGGTTTGTTGTTTTACGAGGTTTCCTCAGTTTTCTGACAACCTCACATTTCCAAACAAGGAAGGTGAATTATCTTCACAAATCCAAACACATTTTATCAAAGAGCCAGGTCATTTTGGAAGTAAGTGTAgcagtttaaagaaaacaaacaaacaaaaaagaaaacaaaacagaaagaaaaggaaaacctatGTTGCTGGGAAACAGTGACTAACTGAGCTTCTGTTGTAAACATCAGATGAATATTTTGACATCTAAGGCTTAGCAGAAATAGCTTTTGACCCAGCTAACAAGGGTACATGCTATTCAGATGCTGTAAAAATCTCCTAAACCTGAATTTTAAAGGATGACAACATACGAAAATAGTTATGCAAACTACATTCAGCAGAACTTGTACTATTGAGCAATTACTTAAAAAAAGTTAAGCTGTTTTGCAGATGgctttaacaacagaaaaaaaaaaaagcaccataaaaTTAAATAAGTGCTAATGATCAAATTCACACTCCAGGCCTTTTGGTTTGAGCAATCCTACACCGTTAATGCTTGCATGAGCTGGAAGTCAGAATCAACTCCAGAGCTTCCTTCTAATCTTATGAAGCCCTCATGTTTTGTATGGACAAAGTTAAGTGGGAAGCATCTGCCTGCTCAAGAGCTGTATCTCTTATCTAACCCACACAACTAAATGAAATGGTTTTGCATACCTGTAGCACCAAGTGGATGTCCCTTTGAAATCAAGCCACCACTAGGATTAATAACCCATTTTCCTCCATAAGTGTTGTCTCCTCTGTCAATTAGGTCACATGCTCTTCctgtaaaacagtatttataaaagaaaaattgttccttttttggttttaagtgatTTTTCAATTCTATTGTCACTTACTGAAGATGCTGCATGTCAGTCAAAACCTAGGAAATACTACACCACAAATTTTACAAAGAGCAGAATGAAATTAGCCAAACTACATTAATGAGACTTGCTTATACCACTGGAGAAAGCATAACACAGAAAAGAAGTAGAAGGGCTAGTGTTTGATACgaaagtttttttaaatttgctgttgAACTATTTTGTTGATATACAGTATTATGATATAATCAATATAATGAAGCTGTTCgttattttattaatgaaactGCAGTGATAATCATGCTTTTTGTAAAAGAGGAGCTAGTCATAACTTGTGACCCCCAGGACATGGAGGTCCTGGTGAACACCAAGTTGAACAGGAGCCCTTGCCACAAAGAGGGCTAAaggtaccctgggctgcattaagacATTAAGATAGTAAATAAAACCACTCGTAAGACTAATGCTTGGGATTGCTTAGCTTTCCAGACTATTAGTTCCCATGCCTTTAGCAGACAGTTTTCCCTTTTGACCGGTCCCTTACTCCTTGATTCTTGTACCAGCTCCTTCAGCCTATGTTATTAACACTAAAGTCTAAAAGAGATCTGccacatttcctgtatttttaactTACTTCTGCCATTAAATAAGAATACCAGCTTAGTCTTGCACATCTAAATCCACAATGTGGTTTATGCTGTTTCACTAATCTCTGTGTCTAATTAGTCTACCATTCCAAGATAGGTTTCACATACTACTAAGGTCAGACTGACTGCAAGGTGGTGAGAATTGCACTATTAAATTAACATACACAAGACTTATTGGTCAAATAGACAAGTACCATCAGGATTCTTCTGTATCTTCAATTAAAGGAACGAAGCTAAAAAGGTTAATGTACCTACTTAAATAATGTCAAACATTTACCATTTTTAGCAGATAGcataaaaacacagcaaagacGACAGTAAAAAGCAAGCATCTGAAGACCTACAAACACATAAAAAGTCTTCCTAAAGATCTGTGGACTTCTCTGTTTCAGTGAGAAAGCTTAGACTTAATACAATACACCATCTAGTGATAGAGTATGGTATTTTCTCAAAATTAGTTAAAAACAAATTAGAGAAAGATTACATCAGATGATTATTTATGCAAAGCAAGAATACATTTAGAGTTTAAAATGTATCAAATACTGAAGTAGCAGTTCAATGCATTATTTATgtgaaatcaaacaaaaaactcttCAGTAGAAAATTTTAATAGTTTGATTTACATAGGCAGAACGAAACTCCATTGCCACTTAACTTGTTGTAAATCCACTCACTTTGATGAAATTAAACTAATCTGGACAGATTGTGCATTGTTATCCAGGTGGCATGTTGACAATTTGCCAACAACTCTGTGTCTTCAAAGGCAACAAtgtttcaagattttaaaaaagtccCATCAAAGATAAGTAACATGGTAAAGCCCTCTATAGGCAATtcttgtctgatttttatttccttacaagGAAATACAAAGATGGAGGGAAATCTTGGGGCAGTTCAGTATGTAGCCCTGAAAAAGGGGCATAATACTGAAAAAGATCAGAAGAGTCCTTGATTTCCTTGCTCTGTTCACTTAAAAGAACCATCCCTGCACAAGCTAGCTGTATGGTTTCACGTAGCTGTCCAACACTTTAATTTGCCTTCTCTATTTCTTCAGAAATCACAGTAGCACGCTCTTTTGTTAAGCTAATACTAGAGTTTACAGGTCTTACTTATGTTACTACAGTGGTAACTTGCTTTTCCCTCTTACGAGGTTAGCTAATAGGATTTTCAAATATCTGTACAGTAGACAGCTCAAAGTTCTAATTATATGAAcagataaaaagatatttttaatgctttccaCTTCAATAAAACAACGATCTCCAATGACGCTATTACCTTCTGGACAGAGTCCCAGAGCTTCATAGGTAATGAACTCATTAACTGAGAAACAGTCATGAAGTTCGATCACATCAACATCTGTAGGTTTTAGGCCtgctttttcaaaacatttttcagcagcttttttagTCATATCATAGCCAACCTGCAACAAGAAGAAACTGTACGTTAAAATatcattaaagaaacagaactagCAATTTAATTTCTACACTTAATTTTAAATGTGCTTCTATATATCCTGTAAGTGAGGTAccattctaatttattttaatgcatcACATACCACAGAGTTTAATATTCACACAGTATGAATTGTATAGAAAGAAAGAACATATTCTAAGTCTCATTCTTGGCACGTGGAAACTTTTCTGGGGAATATCCTCTACTTTCTCAACCTTGCTCACAAGCCAAATTGCTCCTTTGCATGACTCAGACCAACACCCTTGAAACAAATCCTCAAACCGTCTTGCTACATTTTTGTATCAGCCATCTAAATAGAATTGTATTTGAAACCCAAATAGAACAGTAGAAACTTTTGGGTATTCTAATGGTTTGACTTACATTCAATTGCTTTAGTCAATTTGCAGTAGGATCCAAATTTTGTAGTTTGGGTCTCTCTCTTCATTCTACTTAAGCAAATACCAGATTATACCCAACAGGCTATTTCAGCTTCAGTATTACACAGAGATAAGtaaaattgtttaaattgtttCCTTACtcttagaaacagaaaaattaaaagaaatcttttccttgctgttcaagttgtttaaaaagcagcctttaagtaatttattaaaaagtAGGTCTTTGATAGCCTGTTTATAAATGTCTTACCGTTATTCTACAATCATACTCTATTCTACAACCATACTCCACCTGCccaaatgaaattacttttacatttacCCCAAACTATAATTTGCTGGCTTACTGACATGGAAGTGCCTAGAGTATCATGAGGACTTTCAggtactaaaaaaacccaaaccttaagGAACAGAGAATTGTAAACCTACCATCTTCATACAACTGTTTTCTTCAAATGTGCTTGGATAATCAGTAGCCATCACCTGGGCTAGAATTTCCACAGCTTTTGGCTGCAACTTATGCCTTTTCACAAATGCCTCACTAGCCAAAATTGCAGCTGCGGCACCATTTGATGTTGGActgattgaaagaaaaataatgatgtcATCATTCTGACTTAGTAAGGTCAATCTTCAATAGAACTATCTTctaatacaaaccaaaaaaaaaaaagtacaaacaaaaaacTACTTTCTTCGGCTGATGCCACTGAAACTAAACTCTATCAGTGTTTGCTGGACACTTTCAGTAATATTTATAACAGACATTTGAAAACTATGATATCAAAATAGAAACATAGCATTACAGTttttcaatttaggaaaaaatcaaAGCTTCTACTTGGCTAGAAGTGTTGTTAATAACAAGTCTTTCAGGAGCGTATAAGAAAAGCTGAAGAGATGAATTAACACTTAACAGCAATGGATGAACATTGGTAAGAGAAATACAATGATGTGAAAGCTCCAAAGTACAAAACGTATTTCACCTTACTGCATTATGCTGTGAACACGTATCTAGATAGTGTTTGGTCAAGACAGATATTCCACATCTGTTTCATTTATTATAAGTTTTACTTAAAATAATcagtaaattttaatttacatGCAAACagacttttatttaaatagatGTCCTACCATATTTGTCTTAACATCAAGATTTATTTCACAATGCTAAGTCCTCTCCTTACCAACACTGTAAGACAGTCAAGAAATCAAAAATTTTGCGAGAATGCAGAACTTCATCTAATGTGTACTCCTTTTGGAACTGGGAATACCTACAAAATATACACAGATGCGATCTTAGTTTTAGCACAACCTCTAGCAGACTTACTAGTATCACACTATTAGACAGCTACAGAGCTGTTTTTACAAAGCATAAGGAACTGGATATAGAATTTACGCTGGGTATAATTCTCATTCCATAATAAGGAACATACTCtgcaaagtatttctaaaaataatactCAGTTTTGCACGAATTTTGTAACAGCAACGTACGTTCAATATAGAGGTAGAGTACATTACTCACGGGTTGTTAGTTGAATGGCTATGATTCTTCCACGCAATTTTTGCAAAGTATTCTGGATTTGTCcctggaaggggaaagaaagctgTGTTGAAATACTTTGTTTACCCAAACAGTGCTAACatagcattttaaatattgtgtcataAGAATTTGACCTTTACAAGCATCTTTACAAGAGACTCATTGTTATCAAGGCTTTCTTTAGGACTCAACTTAGGTTGAACATCCTACCTGGATATTTAACACTTACTAACATAAAAGAAACGAAAATAAGTCCATTTTATTTGAGGTATTATTAAATTACTGGAACTTGAACTCTCATTTTCCTATCAGTGCAAAACAGCTGTAGTGAAATACTGGAGTCTAAGTCTTCCATATACTAGTCTAAAACTACATGCAAATAAAAGACGCTCAACAGGCCAACCTGTTACCTTTTTTGGTAGCCAGTTCCCTTATCTGGCGAGGGGGTAGGaaacagcagtggcagcagcctAGTACTATATATTGAATCAAATACCCAAAGGCTTTTGTCAAACAATTCAGTCCGAAGCCCATCTACCCATCCTaagacacaaggaaaaaatgCAGGAGGTTTTGCAATGTTATGGCCCAGACCTTACAGAGGCACAAACCGTATTATTAGCATGATTACCAGACACTCTGTATCACAGCCTTAATTATGTCTCCGGATGGTTTTGTTTACCTACACATCGCCAACTTTTCTGTAGATAGCTCTTTATCCAAATATATTCCTGTATGTGTTAGCCGTAGATGCTGCAGTTGTAGTACTTAAGTAAAAGAAAGGCCACTgaattttccaaaatgaaatcctattttttaaatcacttcagtAAAAGAGGacaatgaaaaaatgtattttaacgtACCATATTTCTCCATGTGTTCTTTGCCAGCATTTGCAAACATCTGAGGTGCTACTGGAGCACTTGCTAAACCATATTTATTTATCATAATTTCCAAATGTTTGTCCATTGGATTAGTTCTGTCTGAAAactaaaaagaagagaaaaagttataatttttttttttttttcaacacaacGTCATCACGAAAGTGCCATGGATTTCAAGCAAAATAGAGGGTTTCCTGATATTTTAACAGTTCCACTGGACAGTACGTTGCACTTCAGTGACGTTTCAAAGCATTCATAATTTCCAACTGTAAGAAACAGTAAATAAGCATAAAATGCTTAACATTATCATCACTCCACTGATTCATGGCAAGGATCACTCCTACGTGATTCTATCACATTTAGTATTTTCAGTAGAAGACTTCAGGTATTTTTTATGTCATCTTAAAATCCTACAGTTAATATCGTTCAAAGTTATAAAATTAATACTGTAGTAGTATTTTCAATGAAGCTTAAATGCAATATCATAAAGCATGTTAAACATAACTCCTACTCTTTTCGATCAGTTGCTAAATTTAACGTTTCTCACCCAAATCTCTGCATATATTATCAAATTTGGCAGTTCTGTAGTTAAACCACATATGGGCTCTAATATTACTTGCCACAAggcaaaatacaaaacaaaaacccccacacttctccagtaaaaacaaagaagagacaagaaagaaaagtttacCAAAGTCTTTAATTGTTGGGAAAGTGCGTTAACTGGTCAACTGCGTAAGCACCAAAAGCCAGAAGACCCAGATTCTTTCTTCACTTTGCTGTGTCACTTTGGGAAAGACACTGCAATTGCTCAATGCTCCTATATTCTATCTGGTATTTCCATTATTCCCTATTAATCCTGCCTTTAATGTATTATTGGCAAATTAATAAAAGCATGACATACTACATAAATTCTAAAACATTCTATACAAAATTTGTACATCATAGCTCCAATCAGAATCATGTAAATAATTAGAAGTTTTCATGGTTCAAAATAATGGTTTATTTTGTCATCATCTACAGCAACATCTTAAAGCAACTGGTGTTTACAAGAATATGACTCAGAGAACGAGGAGGTGTATTTCATCTACGAATACAATGAAACATAGGAAGCGTTTCAGACACTTACACCTGAAGCAAGGGATCCTTTTGCCATCCTCTCAAAGCCAAGTGCCAAAACACAGTCCGCCaaaccttaaaagaaaatttgTAGCTATTTAAAATGCAACGTAATTATAAATAACATTATATACTAACAACCACTCAGTTACAAGAAATATACGTAACACCtacctcctgctcttcctcccttcttcatTTTTGAAAGAGAGTCAAATTGGGGTGAGAATGGTACTGACACGAACATACTGATACTGAAGAATTGGGAAATCACTAcagggtttgggtttatttttaaactgattgGCAGCAATCATCTTAGACAACCAAGCACTTATTTCTCTGCTAGAAATACTAGAATAATCATACAGAATGTGACTACAGTTTTCATTATAAAAACACAACATTTAAGTGCAAGAAAGTATCGAAGTCCACAAAGGAACTACGGAAACACTCTTCCGTCAGTTCAAAACACAGTCTGTCACAAGGTGttgctctcttcccctcccttccaaAAGTGCGTTAGTCGAACACTTGTGTTcacttcaagttaaaaaaaaaaaacaaacctaagtTTTTTAGCAGattcttctctccttttcatcCTGCAGAGTCTAGTGTCTTGCATTACTACAATGCAACATGCTCTGCACTGCTCTGAAcaattcttccagaaaaaaagaattaactggCTTATTACTTACTATGTTCATACAGCTTATGACACAGAAAAGGACATTTATATCCATATGCACCATCTTCTGCAACACAGACATAGTCTCTTAGGTGCACACATAGTGCTCTAGTTCAAAGTGATAGTCTTACTCTTTTACGTGCTTGGTCTTCCATTTGTATATACAACTGACCAATCTCTTCAGCTGAGTGAGGCAGAAAACACAATTTTGCCTACGAGGACAGGACATTTTCAACACAGAGTGCTCACATTCATTAGTTCCATTCTTCAATCAAGTTATATTTATAGAAATAGAGAATATGTATCACCCAGTCCCAGAGCGCAACAACTCACCTCCTTCTACTAATTGTCTGGCCATGAACAAAGCAGTTGATCCAGTTGCACAGTTGTTGTTAACGTTAATAATAGGAATGCCAGTTAAACCCAAACCATGATAGATAGCCCGTTGTCCACAGGTCGAGTCACCTTTATACAGAGACACAACATTAAAATAAGGTACATCTCAAACTTTACTAGCAAAAAGAAATGCCACCAAGTATGTGCAATGATACCACTTAAACTGTAGACTTGAACTTTTGAACTGTCATCTTGAGTATGCCTCTCAAGTATCCACTGTACAAGAACCttagaaaaaagatgaaaatcatcagattttagaaacagaattttatcCTGCTTCTGTGATAACAGGCCATGAATCCACAGAAAGTAACTGGACTGGACAGAAACATCTTGGAATGGCGTGGCTTGGAAGCTGCTACCGGTATCATAGCTGACTGACCCTCCATCAGTTGCCATAATACAGTCATCAATCgagaaacaggaagaaagcagATGGAAAACTCTCTTTGGAATGGAAACAGATTTCCCCATAATAGAAATCTGATTTTGACTGCTTTGGGAAATACACCAGGCATCTGTGAATTGGAGTGCCAGGAAAAGGTTCAAACCAGTCACTTAACACATCTCCTCTCACTACAATAAGTAGTGACTGCAAGTTAAAAGCTCCTGAGGGTGTCAACTAGAAATCCACTTGAGGGTTGTGCtgattttggctgggatagagttaattttcttcacagcagctaaTATGGGGCGATGTTTCAGATTTGTGCtgaacagtgttgataacacagggatgttttagttattgccgAGCAGGGCTTAcgcagcatcaaggccttttctacttttcaccccaccccaccagcgagtccGCTGGGTGTGCAGAAGTTGgaaggagacacagccgggacagctgaccccaactgatctaagggatattccataccatacgaCATCATGCTCAGTttataaatctgggggaagatCGGGGGGGgatgggcagggggagggaatgTTTAGAGTTATGccatttgccttcccaagtaaccgttactgCCATGAATTACCTACtcaactgcctttatctcaacccacaaattttctcatttctacTCTTCCAATGCAGGTACACCTCTGAAGGCATTGTGGCCCATGGACAAGGCCACACTGGAAGAGGTGCGCCTCAAAGCAACTGTGGCTGTGGATGAGCCTGTGCCGCAGCAGGTACACCCCTGAAAAGACTGTGGCGCGTAAATAAGGCTCCGCTTGCAACAGAGGGGGACTGCAGTTGTCTGTGGATAAGTCCAAGCTGGAGCAGGGGCAAGGGGAGGAGTTCATTGCAATGTTAAACCCTATAACCTGGCCCAAAGGGACCAGGCGTGGAGATTATAATGGCAATATCTTTAAATTGTTGTAACCCAGGATTTGAGTTGCATATTATGGGAATTACTATAGCAGGAGTCCCTTGTTGCTAGCCAGGCTCGGAGCAAGGGGAGGAGTTCATTGCAATGTTAAACCCTATAACCTGTCTCAAAGAGACCAGGGGTGGACATTATAATGGCAATACCTTTAAACTGTTGTAACCCATGATTTGAGTTGCATTTTATGCGCATTACTATAGCAGGAATCACCTGAACCAATGGAGGATGAGCCTTACAAGAAGCCCTGCAAGTGCAGC containing:
- the SCP2 gene encoding sterol carrier protein 2, giving the protein MQRRVFVVGVGMTKFAKPSEKSIDYPDMAKEAGQKALADAGIPYSAVQQACVGYVYGDSTCGQRAIYHGLGLTGIPIINVNNNCATGSTALFMARQLVEGGLADCVLALGFERMAKGSLASGFSDRTNPMDKHLEIMINKYGLASAPVAPQMFANAGKEHMEKYGTNPEYFAKIAWKNHSHSTNNPYSQFQKEYTLDEVLHSRKIFDFLTVLQCCPTSNGAAAAILASEAFVKRHKLQPKAVEILAQVMATDYPSTFEENSCMKMVGYDMTKKAAEKCFEKAGLKPTDVDVIELHDCFSVNEFITYEALGLCPEGRACDLIDRGDNTYGGKWVINPSGGLISKGHPLGATGLAQCAELCWQLRGLAGRRQVPGAKVALQHNLGLGGAVVVTLYGMGFPGAASTGRIAAVPLSAAVDGFKSHLVFKEIEKKLQEDGEQFVKKIGGVFAFKIKDGPGGKEATWIVDVKNGKGSVAVNSDKKADCTITMADADLLALMTGKMNPQTAFFQGKLKVSGNMGMAMKLQNLQLQPGKAKL